The nucleotide sequence CCGGCTGATCCCGTCCCGTCCCGCATCCGCACCCGACCCCGAACGCCCAACCCGACGAGGAGCCCGACATGCCCATCTCACCCGTCCGCCTGAACCACGCCGTGCTGTTCGTCAGCCAGCTCGACCGCGCCGAGCGCTTCTACACCGAGGTCTTCGGCATGGAGGTCGTGGCCCGCGAGCCCCGTGCGAACGCCGCCTTCCTGCGCCTGCCCCGATCGGGCAACCACCACGACCTCGGCCTCTTCGGCGTCGGCGGCCAGAAGCCCCCACGCGGCTCGGTCGGGCTGTACCACCTGGCCTGGCAGGTCGACACGATCGACGAGCTGGCCGAGGCCCGCAGGGCACTGCTCGAGGCCGGGGCGCTGGGCGGCGAGTCCAGCCACGGTGCGACGCTGAGCCTGTACGGCGCCGACCCCGACGGGAACGAGTTCGAGGTCATGTGGATGCTGCCCCGCGCCGAGTGGGGCGCCTACGAGAACGCCGCCCCCGTCGACCGTCTGGACCTCGCCGCCGAGGTGGCGCGCTGGTCCGGCGTGCAGACCGCTGCCGAGCTCACCCCGCGGCTGGGCACCACATCCTGAGGGGCCGACCGGCCGGCCCTCACCGGGGGACGCGGCGGACCAGCACCACGGCGGTGAGGGCGAGGAATGCCACGGCGATCCCACCGAGCACCGCCCACTGGGTCCAGCCGACCACGTCGAACTGCTCGGCGTACGTCGCGAGCAGCGTCGGGGCGGCCCGCTCGGACGACACCTCCCACACGCCGACCAGGTCGACGGTGCCGGCCGCCGCCTGGAAGGCGTAGCGCAGCGGCATCGCCACGCTGATCGCCTCGCCCACCCCGATCATCGACGCGATCGGGAACAGCCCGCCGGCGAACAGCACCTGCGGCATCACCCAGGCCAGGACCAGGTCGTTGGCGGCCTGCGGGTTCGGCGCGAACGACGAGGTGAACAGGGCGAGCGCGAGGCCGACCAGCACGCTCAGGACCATCGTGACCAGCACGGCGCCGAGCTGGCCGGCCGACAGGTCCGGCAGCCGGTCGGTCACCCGCAGCACCACCAGCATCAGCACCGACCCGACCGTCAGCGCGGGCGCGAGGAGGGTCAGCTTCGACAGGACGTAGGGGACGACGCGGAGGTCGACGAGCCGCTCGCGGCGGACGATCGCGAACTCGGTGACGATCTCCTGCACGCCGAGGATCAGCCCGAACAGGAACACGCTGAAGGGGAGGAGGAAGACCAGCAGGACGGTCGACCCGAGGTTCGCCGAGTCGGGCTCGATCAGGCCGGGCTCGAACAGCGCCACCATCAGCAGCGCGAAGGCGACCGGTTGGATGAACAGCGGCGCCAGCCGGTCGCGGTTGCGGACGAACACCGCGGCGTTGCGCCGTGACAGGGTCGCGAACTGCCGGACCGACCGGCGCACGCCGCCGCGCCGGGTGGCGGAGACCTCGGGGGAGGAGGGTGAGGGGCCGGGTCCCGGTCCGATCGGCGTCGCCGCGGGATCCGTCGGGGCGCGCACGGCCGCGAAGCGGCTCGCCCACCCCTCCGGCGTGCCCTCCTCCTCCAACCGGGTGTAGATCTCGTCGAACTCGGCGACCTCGAAGTGGGCGAGGGCGTCGTCGGGGGGACCGGCGAAGGCGAGGTGCCCGCCCCGCGCCAGCACGACCACCTCGTCGCACAGCCGCACGTTCTTCGTGGCGTGGGTCGTCAGCACGACCGTCGACCCGCGGCGACTGAGCTCCCGCAGCTGGCGCATCAGCGCCGTGTCGGTGGCCGGGTCGAGCCCCGACGTCGGCTCGTCGAGGAAGAAGACCCGCGGCTCGGTGAGCAGCTCGACCCCGATCGACGCCCGCTTGCGCTGCCCGCCGGACAGCGCCGAGACGACGGTGTCCGCGTGCGGGGTCAGGCTGAGCGCCTCCATCGCCTCGGACACCGCGGCGTCGCGGGCGGCGGCGTCGGTGTCGTCGGGGAGCCGCAGCCGCGCGGCGTAGCCGAGGGTCGCCCGGACCGTCAGGTCGGTGTGGATGATGTCGTCCTGCGGCACGTAGCCGAGCACCGCGCGGAACCGGTCGCGCTGGGCCCGGGCGTCCTGGCCGTTGAACAGCACCGTCCCCGACGTGGGCGGGCGGACCCCCGACAGGGCGTCCATCAACGTCGACTTGCCGGCGCCGGACCCGCCGACGATCGCGACCATCGTCCCGGCGCCGATCGACAGCGACACGTCCTGGATCAGGTTCACGCCGTCGGCGACGTCCTTGCGGAGCCCGACCGCGTCGATCCGGATCGCGTGCGGCTCGACGACGGTGGCCATCGCGTCGCCGGCCAGCACCAGGTGGGTGTCAGCCAGGAAGACGTGATCCCCCTCCTTCAGCAGCTGCCGGGTCACCGGCGCCCCGTTGACGTACGACGCCCCGTCGGTGGAGGTGTCCTCGAGCACCAGACCCTCGGCGGTCCGGGAGATCCGTGCGTGGTGGCGGCTGACCATCCGCGAGCCGAGCACCACGTCGTTGCCCGGGTCCCGGCCGATCCGGACCGACTGGCCGGGCTGCAGGCCCACGACCCCCCGGAGGGTCTCGGTGTCGACGCCGTAGTCGGCCTGCGCGCGGTGGCGGGCGCGCAGGGCGGCGGCGCGGGTCACCTGGTCGCGCAGCTGCGGGTGGGCGGCCCCGAGCCGGTGGAGCACCTCGACGTCCAGGGCCCACAACCGCGCCGGCGTCCGGGCGCGGACCGTGGCGGTGCGGTACCCGCCGCCGGTCAGCGCCCCCTCCCCGAACCACTCGCCGGCACCGAGCCGGGCCAGCACCTGGCCGCCGGGGAGCTCGACCTGCACCTCCCCGTCCTCCACCAGGTAGAGGGCGCCGGCGCGGTCGCCGGCGGCCACCACCACCTCCCCCGGGCTCGCCGCGACGGACTCGAGGGCCTGGGCGACGGCACGCAGGTCGAGCGGGCTGATCCCCTCGAACAGCGAGGTGCGCTCGACCGCCCGGAGACGCCGGGCCGCCTCGTCGGCGTCCGTCGGCGGTGCGGCCATCCGGCCTCCTCTGCTGGTCGGCTGCGGGCAGCCTGCCACCGCGACCGGGTCCGGGGAAGTGGTGTCCGCACGTCGTCACATCCGGCGCCGTCACATCTGCGGCTCCCGGTCGTTCTCACGGGTGTCGGCCCCACGCCCAAGGACATCCACCGTGCAGACAGCCCGCCTCGCCCGCCTCGCCACCGCACTCCTCTCCGCCGTCGCGCTGACCCTCGCGCTGCTCGCGAGCCCGCCGCCCGCCGCGGAGGCGCAGGGTCTGCTCGACGGGGGTCTGCTCGACGGGGGTCTGCTCGACGTCGACACGGTCGCCGAGCTCCCCGACGCGATCCTCGACCAGCTGCCGGTCGACGCCGCCGCCGCGGG is from Euzebya sp. and encodes:
- a CDS encoding VOC family protein, which produces MPISPVRLNHAVLFVSQLDRAERFYTEVFGMEVVAREPRANAAFLRLPRSGNHHDLGLFGVGGQKPPRGSVGLYHLAWQVDTIDELAEARRALLEAGALGGESSHGATLSLYGADPDGNEFEVMWMLPRAEWGAYENAAPVDRLDLAAEVARWSGVQTAAELTPRLGTTS
- a CDS encoding ATP-binding cassette domain-containing protein yields the protein MAAPPTDADEAARRLRAVERTSLFEGISPLDLRAVAQALESVAASPGEVVVAAGDRAGALYLVEDGEVQVELPGGQVLARLGAGEWFGEGALTGGGYRTATVRARTPARLWALDVEVLHRLGAAHPQLRDQVTRAAALRARHRAQADYGVDTETLRGVVGLQPGQSVRIGRDPGNDVVLGSRMVSRHHARISRTAEGLVLEDTSTDGASYVNGAPVTRQLLKEGDHVFLADTHLVLAGDAMATVVEPHAIRIDAVGLRKDVADGVNLIQDVSLSIGAGTMVAIVGGSGAGKSTLMDALSGVRPPTSGTVLFNGQDARAQRDRFRAVLGYVPQDDIIHTDLTVRATLGYAARLRLPDDTDAAARDAAVSEAMEALSLTPHADTVVSALSGGQRKRASIGVELLTEPRVFFLDEPTSGLDPATDTALMRQLRELSRRGSTVVLTTHATKNVRLCDEVVVLARGGHLAFAGPPDDALAHFEVAEFDEIYTRLEEEGTPEGWASRFAAVRAPTDPAATPIGPGPGPSPSSPEVSATRRGGVRRSVRQFATLSRRNAAVFVRNRDRLAPLFIQPVAFALLMVALFEPGLIEPDSANLGSTVLLVFLLPFSVFLFGLILGVQEIVTEFAIVRRERLVDLRVVPYVLSKLTLLAPALTVGSVLMLVVLRVTDRLPDLSAGQLGAVLVTMVLSVLVGLALALFTSSFAPNPQAANDLVLAWVMPQVLFAGGLFPIASMIGVGEAISVAMPLRYAFQAAAGTVDLVGVWEVSSERAAPTLLATYAEQFDVVGWTQWAVLGGIAVAFLALTAVVLVRRVPR